The nucleotide sequence gCCAAAGTGTACTCATGTTTTCATATGTAATAGATTTTGGTGTGCTCTCTTTTGCTCCATTTTGTGTTTTGGGTGTGACAATTGATGTGTGCTGTGTAAATGGAGTTCCCAGTACGCACAAAATGGTTttgcatttcaaaatgttaattttttagtCGTCAAACAAGTTTAACAAACAACACATAaagatgtaaaaatgtaaagaagaaaaactgtgaaaagaacaaaaacatgtattttatgtatttggatttaaaaatatgatcagTATCAAACAGCAACTTTGTtgtaaaaaaagtcataaatacattttgtttaaaaacataaaaatatctatCTTAAGTAGCCTAAATCTGTCTCGCATGCACGTTTTACTAACTTTGAACAAAACTGTACTAAACTGTTTTATTGAGGTTTATACGAACAAAATACAACCAAAAACAGCTTGCTTTTTAATGgtaaacacataaaaacatgTTGGACATGGTAATGACAAGTATAAACTGTTTCTGAAacactgtcttttttttttttaatatatggacattttatttacatacgTAAATATATCATCtgtcattttaaagggatagatgaaccaaaaatgaaaattctgttactTACTCTCAcccttcatcttcagaacacaaattaagatatttttgatgaaagccaaagtctttctgaccctgcgttcACAGCAAcacagctactttcaaggcccagaaaggtagtaagaacattgttaatatagtccatgtgacatcagtggtttaatcaTAATGTTAGAGCTACGAGAATACTGTTtgtgcaaaaagaaaacaaaaatagtgtcagtcttcgatgctcGTTCACGCGagtgaaccactgatgtcacatgggctttctgggccttgaacatgccAGTTACTttgctgtctaagcagggtcagagagctctcgaattcgatcaaaaatatcttaatttgtgttccgaagatgaacgaaggtcttaagggtttggaacgaaatgagggtgagtaatcaatgacagaattttcatttttgggtgaactatccatttaagcaTTTAggatcaaaatgttttcacaacCTTTTCACAACTGgaaacacatttacacaaatgTTGTGCTAGCTGGGTTAGTGGTCTGTTGAACATGTTTGGCTTTAAAGCTGGTTTGCTGTGAACTAAACTAGCGTTGTTCTTAGTTTGGCTTTAATTGGGCGGCTGATATGACTCTTTAACACGCATGAGGTGAAAGTGTATGGTTTACCACACTAGATCGATGTATGGCGTGAGAGGTCTCCTCCCTAACAGGAAGCCATGTTTGAGTgtgatgtatatatatttgcggttgttttgtgtgtgtgttcagttttTTTCCTGTTGAGAGAGTAATCAACACATTATTACATCTGGTTGCAATTGCGTAGGACAGAGAGATGAGATCTACATTCATACTTGACATACTTGACATGTTTTAAGGGTGTGCTTCATGTTAGTTTCTCTCAGCTAAATTTGACTAAATCATGTTATGGTCAACTGTTCATgtttttatactatttatatttttattaatgtattcttTTTAGATTGTGTTTTTAGAAGGGCTATAGTAATGCTTAGGCAAGTGCAGAGGATTGTGGGTATTGAAATGCTGCCTGACAGTGCAGTAGGGAGTGGCAGCAGTTCTGTAATTCATGCAGACATACAGTATGCCAAAAGGCCTCACGTTTTAGCACATACAAGCATAATTACTGTAACTTAAACTGCAGTACAGCTGTCTGCCTTTCCAGTTATGCCAGAGAAGggttataaacattttttcttgcCTCATCTGAATGGGAGTGGCAGCTTCCAGTCATAATCatttactgaaaaaagaaaaggaagccTGTGTGGCTGAGCCTGTTGTCATCTATATCAGCAAGTTGGCAGATCACATGAGTGCTGTGGACCAATCAGAGAGAAACCCACAAGGATCTGCTTTCTGATTTATTTCCATTCGAGTTAAAGATGATTGATAGATTTTTAGTCTAAAATGACAGGCAAAAATGTGTTAGCTAAGCTGTCTCTGTTGTGTTAATACCCCTTGAGGCACAGAAAAAAGGTGAGACAGGCAGTGCGAGGGAAGCATGGTTGTCATATTAGATCAGCTGTAGCTACTTTATTGGGATGTTAGTCACTGACTGGGTTTCAGCTGGAGACGTGATATGCAGAGTCACAGTGATTCACCAGACTCTATAATGTCTGTGGTAATAAGATTGTTAGAAGCATTTAGCAGGTTTTTTGGCTGGTGCTTTTCTGTCATACGCATAGGTAGTCAGTTACACCCGGGTTCTTAATGGATGCTAAAAGCATTGAAGCATTAACCTTGCTCTGAAACAGCGTGTGATTATCTGCCAAGTCCATAAGGCTTTAGGTTATATCTTTATGAAGGCTTTTACTTGGAAAACACTCTCATTTCTTCACCTtttcaaatttacaaaaagattTCAGCGTCTTGAGTATAATCTCAATGAAAATGTAACATGATTCATACTATTCATAAATTTTAAATGAGGAAATGGAGTGgtttcccttttttaaaaaataaataaataaaaatcatagcACAGAGTTAAGTAAaacctagattttttttttgctgtttacactgaagaaaaatattattcggttaaaaaatgtttatttaaaaaatatatctaaacatccttgaaaaaggtaaatttacttgagaagcaaaattgcATATAGTAAAAATACCCATTTTCATAGAATGGAAATCTTATaatcttaagaaaaaaaaaatataatcttaattcaagatATATTCTCGAAAAAAGTCTTATTAACAGTTTTGTCCTCATGTAAATTTAACCTTGTTTTAAGATGACAAAATATTGATTAAGAAAAAtggttattattttttgcagtgtgggTTTCTTACGCTTTTAAAGTGCTTAGTTGTGCCTATGCATGACTTTCATCCTGTCTCTGGCATGAGGTGGAGTGGAGTGCTTTGGCTTGGTGTGGATTGAACAACTGATTGTTTCTCAGAGAAGTTTCATTCTAATGTATCTTTTTTGATAAACACTGATAGCTGTGATGGTGACCAAGTTTCTACTGAGACAGCATCACTGGCCCAAGCCCACTTGTCTAGCAAATCTCCGCAAAATATTCCATCCCTCAATCCTTTGGCTGCCCAGATGGATTATGAACTCCAGGAAGCTTTAAGGGAATGTGAGGACGAAATGGCTGCTCTTGGCATGTCCTCCGATGCAGACACATGGACCACAGGTGATCTGGACAGGTGTTTCTCTATAACCGTGCCTGAAAGTGATGAGAAAAATCAAACTGAGAAAGCTGAAGTCAAAAAGGATTTTGGTTCGTCTTCACATGAACCTGCCGAATTTCATGAAGGTTGCCATGGAAATGATGGCGTGCACAGAAATGACTCAACAGCAAGTGAAGAGGGGGTGTTTAGCTTCAGAGATTATGTTCTAGGAAGACAGCAAAGTAATACATGTGCAGCTGAAACTGAGGATGTCAAAAATATTGAGGATATAACAGAAGCACACCAGCTGTCAGAGGCAGAACAGCGAACAAAGTCAGAGATAGAGACAAAAATAGACACATCTGCTCAACAAAAGACACGTAGTATATGGACAGGTACACAAACCACATCAGAGATCGATGCGGAAAAGGAAACACTTACCCAGGATCAATCAATACAAGACATCTGCTCTTTAAAATACACCCTGGAGGATAGAACACAAGATGAAGACAGAATAAATATTACAGCACAGACAACCCAGAGAGAAACGGGAGGAATTAAAGAGACAAATCCCTTGAATGAAGATGTCATAAGTTCTGCAAAAGCTATAATTCAGAActcagataaaataaaaatagagacACATAGTCAGTTAATTACTGATTTAGTAGCGTGCCCGTCCACACATATGGATAAACATTCTGGTCACGCATTGCACTTGGAAGCTAAAATAAGCGCACAACCAAACATACAGAAACAGGTGGAGTCAGGGACACATCATGGACAGATAGAAACAAACACAACGGTAGGATCAAGACTTGACCATCAAAAACAGGAATTAGGACTCCCAGAACAGCTGAGTCCTGAGGGTAAGCAATTGATCTGCTCCCCACCTCCAGAACCCCAAGCTCAGCTTTCCCCGGCTGAGGCTCAACCTGCCCAGTTACTGGATTCTCCATGGGGGGCTGAGCAAAACGATGACCAGGATCAGACAGATGGACTCTGCAAATCAATATCAGAAGGTGAAACCATACACCACTGTACAACAGGGGAAGTCAAACATGAGAAAAATGTGTCTGATGCATCTGCTGTTGTGATTGATTTCGGCCAAGCTACAACAGACCCTGAACATGAGCCTGTAGGGAGATGTGGCTTAGCGACTTGTCCACTGGAGCAAGAGAATGGATCTCCTTTAGATGCTGGAGCTGACGAACACACACCACTGTGGGGGAATTCAGATTCTCTAAGCCGAACTGGTGCAGAAgagaaggaggaggaagagAGTGCCCTTGAACGGGCTTCGGCAGAGTCCACTGCCTCCACATTGCTACAAACAACACCCACAATGCCAGAAATGATAGAAAGCGAGGGAGAGAAGACGAGAGGTGATGCGTTCCAAAGTGCCGCAATAATATTAcaagcagcagagagagaaTCAGCAGTGCTGGAAGCAGATGAGTCTCAGAGCTCAGAGGGAACATTGAGTGAATGTATTGCTGAACAGGGAGAAAAATGCACCTCAGTAATTTCTCTGAAGATTAAGTGCTCACCTGTTCAGAAAGAGGAGGCGACTGAGGAGCGCTGTGGAGACAAAATGCCACACAACTCGACGGAGAGCGAGGAGAAGGGAGGGGGTCTGCCGATCACACTCTCACCAACCGGAGAAAAGAATACAGGCACGGTCTGCGCAGAGGACAAAGCTCTGGTCACCTATTCCTCTTCAGGCGTCCTTGGAACATGTGACTGGAAGGTGGAGACTTGTCGATCAAAGGAGAAAAAAGGAGAGAGCGAAGAGGAAGGCGGAGCACAGAACACAGCACATGCCGGCAGGGCGTCACAGACTGAGGCAGCAACCGAGACGTGTCCATCCCGCCGCATCTCAGCATCACCAGCGGCAACGCAAGACCAGAGTGACCTCATCCATCCTGTCACAGCAGGCACAGCCCAGTTTCCTCTGGCCATCAACAGAATAAACGACTGCGACTCCATCAGCCCACCCCCTCCTCTTTCCTACATAAAGTCTACAAAGACAGAAGCGCAGAGAGAGGAAGAGGCTAATCTGAATTCGAGCCCAAGTGCATCAGGAGCAGAGCTGCCAGGCAGTGATAGATCACTTCCACCAGCAGGTTCTTTAGAAAACGAACGTCTTGCTGTGCAAGCCAAGGATCAACAGGTACAGAGCTCTTCACAGACTAGAACCGCGACAGAGAAAGAGACAcagcaacaaaaacaagaaacaacTCCTGCAAGTGAAGACGCATCTCAATCAACTAAGCTACAAGTGAACATGAGGGATATCCCGGCAATGACTCCAAAAGGTATGCAGAGCTCTTCTGAGAACCAAAAGGATGCAACATTGAGGTGCCAAGTGACTGAATGTGCCTCTCTACCCCCACTGATGGTATTCGAAAGTCTGCATCATCCAGTAAAAGAGGCCAGCTTTAACTTTAAAGGTTTTCTCAGCAAACCAGCACTTCCTCTACAGACAGAACCAAGCAATGGCCAGAGCAATACTGACCTGCACGGAACAAAAAATGAACCTCCTGTCTGTAAAGAAGGAGATCAAGAAGGAAAAAATGGAAAGGTGACAGAAAAAGTCGAACAAGtggaaatgacatttaaagAGTCAAAGGATTGCAGAGGAACAACCAGTACATCTCAAACGCAGGGTGAGACTACTGTAAAACTTGGAGAAGATGTTCGTGTAAATATGAGTAGCTGTGAAGATGATGGAAAAGTGTCAGATGAAACTCCTGATGTCAGCCAGGGAAATCCTGTTGCATTTTCATCACTGTCAGCTGCAGGTGAGATTACCGGTGTTACTGAAGCTAAGGACGTGGACAATGAAACTCTGGAAGAAACTGAAGTaagtaaagaaaataaagagtcTTTGAGTGCTACTCAGATCACTCCAATAAATACAGATGAGTCAGCATCTACTGAGAAGAACAGTGTTTTACTACCGGATGTATCTCCACAAGAGGGTCGTAACAGCAGCCCTGAGTCTGAAGGAGTTGAACATACAGAGGTTCTACTTAACACAGAGGAAATGCTGGATGAAGAGACAGATAAATCAAAGGGATGGGGGTTACCTGAAGCAGGTGATATAAAACTACAGTGTCCAGGTAATTCAGAGAATCTTGTGAATGACGGTCGAGAGCATGAACCAAAGCCAGAAAAATACACATGTGAAGTTGAGTCACAGGTAAAAACCAGCTCCATGTCTCCAGCGGCTGTCCCAGACACAGACAGCAACCTTTGCACTCAACCAGACAAGAAATCCAACACTGAGCAGTCTACTACAGTGTCAGAGATGCCATTTCTGTCAAAAGCAGATGAGTGTGCTGACATTCTGCCCTATGAGACTGAATCACAGTTCAGTAAAGGAATTAAAAATGATGCAGCGGATGCTGGGGACACAACTGTCCCTTCTCTTCCTGCAGCAGAGACTACAGTACCAGCACAAAGGGATCTTTCCTCAACCACCACACAAAGCACTAACAGTGATGCCAGGGATGTGTCTGTCATTGTACTAAAGTCTCCAGGCCCAATGCTGAGTCACTGTGAGTCCGTTAATGACTGTGATATTGCTGTAGCGGGACCCGGGGAGGATTGCagtgtgaactctgtgtgtgATTCTAGCACAGAGATTGTAAAGAATATTACAGATGCGAATGAAGAGATGTTAAGATCTCAAAATGCACATGATCTGCCCTACGCTGTTGGTGTCTCCACACAGGAAATTGCAGCATCATCTGGGACCCTTCTGCTTACAACTGACAGACCTGAACAGTCAGGTGATTCACAGCTAGTGTTAAAGACCCCAGATATTGTTGAAAATGCAAAGATGAAATCATACAAAGCATCTGAGAGTGTTGGAGAATTGGAGGTCGGTAGAAAAGAAAAGAGTGAACAACATTTAAATTCTAAGCATGAAAATGATTTAGACATTGCACCTACAAATGTTATGACAGAAAATGAGGTAACTAATAAAGACACATCTGAGGTATTCAAGCATGTGAAGGGAGGAGAGGAGAACAAGGAGTGTGTAAAGGAAACCGAAGAAAAATCCAGTGCAAAAAATGAAACTATTTCCTTTCAGGAAGAAAGGATTGAACAGCAGGGTGAAAGTGAGGAACAAGAAGAAATGCCTAACAAGGAGCAGAAGAATAGTAGAGAAGAGACAAATACTGCTTTGACCATGCAACAAAGTCCTAAAGATGAAATCAAATGTGATTCGCACTTGATGACTGAGCTGCCTGTTCAACATTCATCTGCAgacaatgtaaaaatgaataaagatgTAACTAAAGGATTCAGACAGGTGATGGTAGAAGAGTGGGTGCAAGGAAATGAGGTACAAAATGTACCATCCATTGCAGAAAAGGACAGCAAAGAAAGAACAAATACCTCTCAGGAACAGGATAAGAGTGCTGCAGATGAAAAAGCTGATCAAACACAAGAAGAAAACCAGACATTAATAAATCTATTCAATCTATCAGGAGAAGAAAAACTATTAGATGAAACTATTCCAAGAGGAAAATTACAATCTAGCCATATGCCTGATCCTGGTTTAACCTCTGAAGGGATTATAGAAGAGGCTCTGGGTTTTAGAGGGGCACTAACTGAAAAAATCCCTCCAGTCATTGACCACACACAAGATCCAAGAAGTATGAGCCAGTCAGATTTGGCATTTTCACAGTCCCAAGAGCTCCAGCAGCAACAGAAGGTTATGAGCGCCCCAGAAGCAGTGTTAAGTGTGAGTAAAagcaacattttagaaaatgctGAGAGCAATAATCATACAGTTGCTGAGGCAAGTGAAAAGCAAGAGAAGGTGATGATGTATTGTAGTGCAGAGGCTCAAAGATCCCTAAACAGCACACCAGAGAGTGCCACACTGGTGGTGGGCTATGACAAAGATGTTGCTGTGTACGATGTATGTCCAGAGAATGAAAAGACGACAAAACAAGCAATAGATCTTAATGGTGGGGAATTTCCTGTTTGTGGTAAAAGTGAAATCCAAACACAGTCAGATCCCAACTTGTCTGTAACAGCATCGTCAGTTTCTGAAACTTCACAAGTTCTAGGGGATACAGGGGCAAAAGAGTCTTCCATCTTAACATCACAGGAGAGTGTGAGTAAACATGCAGATTCCACCGAAGTCAATGCGGATGAGCACGGGAGTGTGAGGAACGAAATTCTTGACACCAAGAAAGGCTCAGAATTTCCTGTAAATCACTCAAGTGGGTTCTCTGTGACTCCCACCCTCTCACACCATGAAGCAGGAATAGAAACAGAGGAGAAATGTTTCGACTCTGTTACCCCTAGAGACACTGGAAACACTGAGATCAGTTCTGATTCAATGAGTGATGTTGCACAGATGTCTACTGCAAGAACGTCCCAAATTCAGCAAGAGAAAGAGTTAGTTCAGCGCACTGATTGCCAGCTCTCCACCACTGCATCCTCTTTTTCTGCTTCTGAGCTCCAGGAAAGTATTAAAGAGGAAAAAGAGATAAGTGTGGATCAGGCCATTAAAGATGCACTAGAACCTAACACTCCTAATTTCACTCCCCAATCTGAGACAGCCGCCTGGAGGATGGAGCAGCTTAATAAGCATTTGTCAGAGCAATTCCCAGACGGTACCCACAACACAGAGGAGCAGGATACGCAGTGTTCTGAACAGCAGCTCGTGCAGTTACAACATGTAGGAACTTGTTTGGACACTGAAAACAGCACTATGAAAGCAGAAGACaccattttaaatgacatactAGAGACAGAAGGAATTCAGATAGAGGATGAGAAAGAGAATAAAGCCATTGAAAAGAATCACACAGAAATGTCCAAAGGGGCTAAACTTAAATCTTCAGAGTCTCTAGTGAAAGAAACCAttcacaaagaaaaccaaaGCAAGATGGAGGAGCAGCCTTTACGTTCCCTTGATGAAACAATAGCTGGTAATGTATACCCACAAACGGAAGAAGTTTCTAATGGGACACTGACCGAAATGAAACAGGATGTGTCATTGTTATACCCTGAGACCTCTGTCTGCTTAGTGACTGAGCCCCAGGATTCCCTCCAGTCCCCTCCAACAGCCAATCAGCAGTCGTTTATCCAAACTTTACGTGAAAATGCCACAAATGCAGTTCAAAGTAGCAGTGAGCAAAGTCCTGATATAGCAGATAACTCTCCACTAGTAGCAATACAGAAAGATGACAGCAAAGCTATAGAAGATGAAGTCAGCAAGGTCTCAAAAGCTGCAGATGTGTTGTTGGGATCAGTCACAGGAACAGTGCAGGTATCACAGGTTATTGACAGTTCAGATAGCCGAGTCTTAAATGCAGTCTTTGTACCTGAGAAGTCAGATACAGCCAACTCCTCTGATTGGCTCAGAGATCTGAAGGAGGCTGCCTCCACGTCTCAAATCATTCCAGAGAACAGAGACGAGACTACTTGTGGATTGACAGAAAACAGGTACTTTTTaaattgatgtgtttgtttttaaaatgagagGGCGCTGAGGTTGCACTCACAGATAATGTCAAAAGAAGGTGTAGTCGTTTTCATtgacacatatatataaacagtatcCTCTTGTGGCGTTTTGAGTAAAAATGGAGCCGAATACAGGCACTACAGCCCATTATCTCCTGAGAGTGACCTCAACAGTGACATCAACTCATGCCCTTTAGTGCAAGAAAGAATCCTTTCATAcccacgcacaaacacacactgggCTTCTCATATTTGAGCGGACGCATACACTTACATGCATGCAGGCTATGAGGCGTTTGCATTGAGACAAACTGTAAGCAACATTTGttctttctgtttattttctctCCAGACCATTTGAGACCCTCGGATCGCCTCAGGCTGAACTATTCCAAACCCCAACTGAAGAATATTTTCCCCCTGCTCCTGAAGAGGGCTTTCCCCCTGCGCCTGAGGAGAGTTTTCCCCCAGCACCTGAAGAGGGTTTTTCACCTATACCTGAGGAGAGTTTTCCTCCTGCGCCTAAGGAGAGTTTTTCCCCTATACCTGAGGAGGGTTTTCCTCCTGCGCCTGAGGAGAGTTTTCCTCCTATACCTGAGGAGAGTTTTCCTCCTGCACCTGAGGAGAGTTTTCCTCCTATACCTGAAGAGAGTTTTTCTCCTGCACCTGAGGAGAGTTTTCCTCCTATACCTGAGGAGAGTTTTCCTCCTGCACCTGAGGAGAGTTTTCCCCCTGCACCTAAGGAGAGTTTTTCCCCTATACCTGAGGAGAATTTTCCTACTGCGCCTGAGAAGAGTTTTCCCCCTGCACCTGAGGAGAGTTTTGCCCCTGTTACTAAGCAGCCAGAAGAATCACAAGACTACAGGTAAGACCTCCTAAATGTTTCTTATGCACTTTCATAAAATtccactaccagtcaaaagttttcccATGTTTTTTATAGAAtcctcttctgcttaccaagcctgcatttatttgatccaaaatgcagcaaaagccacagtaatgttatgaaatattttttactatttaaaataactgttttctatttgaatatattttaaaatgtaatttactcctgtgatcaaacctacattttcagcatcattacaccactcttcagtatcacatgatcctttaaaagtcattgtaatattcttattttctgttcaagaaacatttattggtattattattattattctcaatatttaaaacagttgagtacatttttttcagggttctttgatgaatggaagatacaaagatcagcatttatctgaaacaaaaaaatgttgtaacattatacactacacatttttttttacacattataCACACTTTTTGGGGGAGAAAAAATTATagaacataaaaattaaaataaagttacttttatttagcagggatgctttaaattgatcaaaagtgatgataaagacatttataatgttacaaaagatttatatttcagataaatgctgttcttctgaactttctactcatcaaagaaacctgaaaaaattctactcagctgttttcaaaataataataataaaaaatgttttctgagcagcaaatcagaatattagaatgatttctgaagggtcatgtgactggaagaatgatgctaaaaattcagctttgcaaaaaaatacattttaagatatatttaaatagaaaagggttattttaaatagtaaagtatttcaaaagtttttgctgtattttgaatcaaataaatgcaggcttggtgagcagaagagacttcttaaaaaacattaaaaatcttaccgttcaaaaactcTTGACTGTTAGTGTATTTACCACTTCTTAGGTTTGCTATTGAGTTAGTTGCTACTTGCcacaaaaaaaatctctcttAAATGATGATTATGTACAGGATGCCAGAATAGGTCCAGGAAACAATATTTGTCTGGTTGGGTTAAATCAGATATTGCATTGCTTAAATGAACCAAAATGCTACCTGGGCGTTCAAAGACCTATATGTctaaattgttttaaagcacATGTTTTGTATGGAGGATTGCAATGTACACTCTCGTTTTGTCATTACTCCCCACTCCCTCTCTTTAGTCTATCACAGCAGCCACAACAGATGAAAGTAGAGCACTTGGTGCTTGTCAGTCAGAGGTTTTAGCCTAGCACCTCATTTAGAAAGACATGCCGGagccagagagaaagaaagataaaaGGAAAGAGAGAGTGGTGGACAAAGTGATAGGGAGTGAGAATGAGGggaaagaagagagagaaacTTTGACTGTGTGCATTTGTCCCAGGATCCCTAAACGGCCCACTCTTTGTTGCCTGCCACAGATGTGGACTAAAGGAATTTTGCATGTATCtgtcagtatgtgtgtgtgcgtgcgtgcacGTGTCTTGCTTAAGCATGCATATGTGTTTGCTATTTGCACCAACGCCCTCACATGAGGTCATACCAAGAGGTCTGTCAGTGTGGAACAAAAGCCATAGTTCAGGGCCGCTCCAGTTGAGAATATTACTCTGTGtgagaagatagatagatacatagattgatagatagatagaccctCAAGAGAcccagagaaagagagagatataGTGAGAAATAAAAGAGA is from Labeo rohita strain BAU-BD-2019 chromosome 13, IGBB_LRoh.1.0, whole genome shotgun sequence and encodes:
- the tacc2 gene encoding uncharacterized protein tacc2 isoform X12; its protein translation is MQSWRDYFCKPCSASVTSPQEDMEYRMGSCIGVARSQAAVHTDKASPVNNKSATAENGSVHTDPVKAEPQVSADEEEKLQRQEEEDKEELEFPHDLLPSIDLDLSTELSLTWGTSLGGEQGSLGEMKNEAVALGGTANPLLSGLEHYMEASPPVVGLVKSCDGDQVSTETASLAQAHLSSKSPQNIPSLNPLAAQMDYELQEALRECEDEMAALGMSSDADTWTTGDLDRCFSITVPESDEKNQTEKAEVKKDFGSSSHEPAEFHEGCHGNDGVHRNDSTASEEGVFSFRDYVLGRQQSNTCAAETEDVKNIEDITEAHQLSEAEQRTKSEIETKIDTSAQQKTRSIWTGTQTTSEIDAEKETLTQDQSIQDICSLKYTLEDRTQDEDRINITAQTTQRETGGIKETNPLNEDVISSAKAIIQNSDKIKIETHSQLITDLVACPSTHMDKHSGHALHLEAKISAQPNIQKQVESGTHHGQIETNTTVGSRLDHQKQELGLPEQLSPEGKQLICSPPPEPQAQLSPAEAQPAQLLDSPWGAEQNDDQDQTDGLCKSISEGETIHHCTTGEVKHEKNVSDASAVVIDFGQATTDPEHEPVGRCGLATCPLEQENGSPLDAGADEHTPLWGNSDSLSRTGAEEKEEEESALERASAESTASTLLQTTPTMPEMIESEGEKTRGDAFQSAAIILQAAERESAVLEADESQSSEGTLSECIAEQGEKCTSVISLKIKCSPVQKEEATEERCGDKMPHNSTESEEKGGGLPITLSPTGEKNTGTVCAEDKALVTYSSSGVLGTCDWKVETCRSKEKKGESEEEGGAQNTAHAGRASQTEAATETCPSRRISASPAATQDQSDLIHPVTAGTAQFPLAINRINDCDSISPPPPLSYIKSTKTEAQREEEANLNSSPSASGAELPGSDRSLPPAGSLENERLAVQAKDQQVQSSSQTRTATEKETQQQKQETTPASEDASQSTKLQVNMRDIPAMTPKGMQSSSENQKDATLRCQVTECASLPPLMVFESLHHPVKEASFNFKGFLSKPALPLQTEPSNGQSNTDLHGTKNEPPVCKEGDQEGKNGKVTEKVEQVEMTFKESKDCRGTTSTSQTQGETTVKLGEDVRVNMSSCEDDGKVSDETPDVSQGNPVAFSSLSAAGEITGVTEAKDVDNETLEETEVSKENKESLSATQITPINTDESASTEKNSVLLPDVSPQEGRNSSPESEGVEHTEVLLNTEEMLDEETDKSKGWGLPEAGDIKLQCPGNSENLVNDGREHEPKPEKYTCEVESQVKTSSMSPAAVPDTDSNLCTQPDKKSNTEQSTTVSEMPFLSKADECADILPYETESQFSKGIKNDAADAGDTTVPSLPAAETTVPAQRDLSSTTTQSTNSDARDVSVIVLKSPGPMLSHCESVNDCDIAVAGPGEDCSVNSVCDSSTEIVKNITDANEEMLRSQNAHDLPYAVGVSTQEIAASSGTLLLTTDRPEQSGDSQLVLKTPDIVENAKMKSYKASESVGELEVGRKEKSEQHLNSKHENDLDIAPTNVMTENEVTNKDTSEVFKHVKGGEENKECVKETEEKSSAKNETISFQEERIEQQGESEEQEEMPNKEQKNSREETNTALTMQQSPKDEIKCDSHLMTELPVQHSSADNVKMNKDVTKGFRQVMVEEWVQGNEVQNVPSIAEKDSKERTNTSQEQDKSAADEKADQTQEENQTLINLFNLSGEEKLLDETIPRGKLQSSHMPDPGLTSEGIIEEALGFRGALTEKIPPVIDHTQDPRSMSQSDLAFSQSQELQQQQKVMSAPEAVLSVSKSNILENAESNNHTVAEASEKQEKVMMYCSAEAQRSLNSTPESATLVVGYDKDVAVYDVCPENEKTTKQAIDLNGGEFPVCGKSEIQTQSDPNLSVTASSVSETSQVLGDTGAKESSILTSQESVSKHADSTEVNADEHGSVRNEILDTKKGSEFPVNHSSGFSVTPTLSHHEAGIETEEKCFDSVTPRDTGNTEISSDSMSDVAQMSTARTSQIQQEKELVQRTDCQLSTTASSFSASELQESIKEEKEISVDQAIKDALEPNTPNFTPQSETAAWRMEQLNKHLSEQFPDGTHNTEEQDTQCSEQQLVQLQHVGTCLDTENSTMKAEDTILNDILETEGIQIEDEKENKAIEKNHTEMSKGAKLKSSESLVKETIHKENQSKMEEQPLRSLDETIAGNVYPQTEEVSNGTLTEMKQDVSLLYPETSVCLVTEPQDSLQSPPTANQQSFIQTLRENATNAVQSSSEQSPDIADNSPLVAIQKDDSKAIEDEVSKVSKAADVLLGSVTGTVQVSQVIDSSDSRVLNAVFVPEKSDTANSSDWLRDLKEAASTSQIIPENRDETTCGLTENRPFETLGSPQAELFQTPTEEYFPPAPEEGFPPAPEESFPPAPEEGFSPIPEESFPPAPKESFSPIPEEGFPPAPEESFPPIPEESFPPAPEESFPPIPEESFSPAPEESFPPIPEESFPPAPEESFPPAPKESFSPIPEENFPTAPEKSFPPAPEESFAPVTKQPEESQDYRSPLVEAAERSEPFPSPLPPLPQHDTVPALPAHLLQDIVEFPTPPPTPPDRVPPEPQILPLSPAPSDLPEAPPAAPVPPQIQQLQHSEPSTRSSDSDGAFETPESTTPVKSASPPVPPTEPPCTNSEALSPEHTATTADISVSEDQDSQQLQPPSRSQSTAFDEDKPIAASGTYNLDYLIANDPFSESNFGSEPSSRAPLTRSLSLQSGELESPGDKSSGGTCDKPIHPRAESFSVGTESAPGTLRKVKKPRPGSLKKKPLSRQNSNPEHSSSKTVSSSSTPEEKKRGKPPPESSLQTQERNSCSPSPTPSPASTLRRSRIKSRVESPPPLAEEITTSSTSTQLQPNLPDPVFEAPTVPDEESPIPPSASYKWDPDNFENIDPFNTGGSKVANSPVLGRKTDFTSVSDTPVAVEEPRATSPAKEQTINIEEQPINKRQPVRLEFDYSEDSGEAPRSTPPPKNLGKKPGAKMPIRKPKLGIKKAPPPQTEQLDNAPVPALSNDIDDIPIPKGSYNFDPSKWDDPNFNPFSSSTGVPNSPRLSGGSYSFDPDSFDDSIDPFKSSNKMGNSPPKAASFDKSSNDNENDNDNIVELQDHNQNKPAKNKKKPLKSNTFRVKKSPKRTQITEPSAQCCPVCSPLSPSTSHTHNHLQEHSPDANPEPSQDHATDEEKLASSTNQKWTRHDVEVELNSDPQDFPQPTDFTAFVSENSLPAQNDVTDYEIEYMEKIGSSAPPLSVKKPSLYLKLDSVTESPTKTSSMQDSEPNSPCTGSFEEMEAQISQGKSPVLPPRGDRGSMASEKSRKRDSQSQSRTQSNERDGATPPPPVVPLLLSVPTQSPIQGPMDPSDLPLLDRLSDSPAPLSYLEPDLAETNPTAFAQKLQSRLKKPSPRRWNLNGSRMAKKTAGKSTQTDSKLCRRTSRIPQVLFLPLNNLSNSKIELMFNVSKVFLE